One Micromonospora sp. WMMD812 genomic window carries:
- a CDS encoding FHA domain-containing protein — MEERPELLPLLSVAGGPMRGASFRLRASPQVIGRAPTVDVVVHDPHLSRRHAEVWLAPEGASLRDIGSTNGTWLNDRRITGVEQLADGDVIRIGRTELRFFDPGVARTDPVGLSFGPPRQDYRPTLPLPVPLKTPPSAVR, encoded by the coding sequence ATGGAGGAGCGTCCCGAACTGCTGCCGTTGTTGTCGGTCGCCGGTGGTCCGATGCGTGGGGCAAGCTTCCGGCTTCGCGCGTCGCCACAGGTCATCGGCAGGGCGCCGACGGTCGACGTGGTCGTCCACGACCCGCATCTGAGCCGGCGGCACGCCGAGGTCTGGCTGGCTCCCGAGGGAGCGTCGCTGCGGGACATCGGCTCGACGAACGGCACCTGGCTCAACGACCGGCGGATCACCGGGGTGGAACAGCTCGCCGACGGCGACGTGATCCGGATCGGCCGCACCGAGCTGCGCTTCTTCGACCCGGGCGTGGCGCGCACCGACCCGGTCGGGCTCAGCTTCGGCCCGCCCCGGCAGGACTACCGGCCGACGCTGCCACTGCCGGTGCCGCTGAAGACGCCGCCCTCCGCGGTGCGCTGA
- a CDS encoding 3-hydroxyacyl-CoA dehydrogenase, with the protein MAREFTSVGVVGLGTMGAGIVEVFARNGIQVVAVEISEGALERGRTTLTGSTDRAVAKGKLDPADRDALLSRVTFAVGLDALHSVDLVIEAVPEHLDLKQRIFAELDRVCKPEAILATNTSSLSVTEISVATTRPNQVIGIHFFNPAPVMKLVEVVRTVVTSADVVADVETLCTRLGKVDVTINDRAGFIANALLFGYLNHAVGMFESHYASREDIDAAMKLGCGLPMGPLALMDLIGLDTAYEILDTMYRRGGRDRRHAPVPLIKQMVTAGLLGRKSGRGFYTYERPGSPVVVPDEATPVATEAALADGARAITKVGVVGSGTMATGIIEVFAKAGYEVVSVTRGAEKSATVCDAVKTSLTKGVVRGKLSEDDRDAALGRITWSATLDHLADVDLVVEAVVEELSVKKALFASLDEICKPGVVLATTTSSLPVIDVAMATQRPADVVGLHFFNPAPIMPLVEVVRTIRTSPETTATARAVCAALGKTAVVCGDRSGFIVNALLFPYLNDAVKMLEASYSTADDIDHAMKLGCGYPMGPFELLDVVGLDVSLAIQRELYLELREPGFAPAPLLEHLVTAGYLGRKTGRGFRDHTHR; encoded by the coding sequence GTGGCGCGCGAGTTCACCAGCGTGGGCGTTGTGGGGCTGGGCACCATGGGTGCCGGCATCGTCGAGGTCTTCGCGCGGAACGGCATCCAGGTCGTCGCGGTGGAGATCTCCGAGGGCGCGCTCGAGCGCGGCCGGACCACCCTCACCGGCTCCACGGACCGGGCGGTCGCCAAGGGCAAGCTCGACCCGGCCGACCGCGACGCGCTGCTCAGCCGGGTGACCTTCGCCGTCGGGCTCGACGCCCTGCACTCGGTCGACCTCGTGATCGAGGCGGTGCCCGAGCACCTCGACCTGAAGCAGCGGATCTTCGCGGAGCTGGACCGGGTCTGCAAGCCCGAGGCCATCCTGGCCACCAACACCTCGTCGCTGAGCGTCACCGAGATCTCGGTCGCCACCACCCGGCCCAACCAGGTCATCGGCATCCACTTCTTCAACCCGGCGCCGGTGATGAAGCTGGTCGAGGTCGTCCGCACCGTGGTCACCTCGGCCGACGTGGTCGCCGACGTGGAGACGCTCTGCACCAGGCTCGGCAAGGTCGACGTCACCATCAACGACCGCGCCGGCTTCATCGCCAACGCGCTGCTCTTCGGCTACCTCAACCACGCGGTCGGCATGTTCGAGTCGCACTACGCCAGCCGCGAGGACATCGACGCCGCCATGAAGCTCGGCTGCGGCCTGCCCATGGGCCCGCTCGCGCTGATGGATCTGATCGGCCTGGACACCGCGTACGAAATCCTGGACACGATGTACCGGCGCGGTGGACGGGACCGCCGGCACGCCCCGGTGCCGCTGATCAAGCAGATGGTCACCGCGGGTCTGCTCGGCCGCAAGTCCGGCCGGGGCTTCTACACCTACGAGCGGCCGGGCTCGCCGGTGGTCGTACCGGACGAGGCGACGCCGGTGGCCACGGAGGCCGCGCTCGCCGACGGCGCCCGCGCCATCACCAAGGTCGGCGTCGTCGGCTCCGGGACGATGGCCACCGGGATCATCGAGGTCTTCGCGAAGGCCGGCTACGAGGTGGTGTCGGTGACCCGGGGCGCGGAGAAGTCCGCGACGGTCTGCGACGCCGTGAAGACCTCGCTCACCAAGGGCGTCGTGCGCGGCAAGCTCAGCGAGGACGACCGGGATGCCGCGCTCGGCCGGATCACCTGGTCGGCCACTCTCGACCACCTCGCCGACGTCGACCTGGTGGTCGAGGCGGTGGTCGAGGAGTTGAGCGTGAAGAAGGCGCTCTTCGCCAGCCTGGACGAGATCTGCAAGCCGGGCGTCGTGCTCGCCACCACCACCTCGTCGCTGCCGGTGATCGACGTCGCGATGGCCACCCAGCGGCCGGCCGACGTGGTCGGGCTGCACTTCTTCAACCCCGCCCCGATCATGCCGCTGGTCGAGGTGGTGCGGACCATCCGGACCTCGCCGGAGACCACCGCCACCGCCCGCGCGGTGTGCGCCGCGCTCGGCAAAACCGCGGTCGTGTGCGGGGACCGCTCCGGCTTCATCGTCAACGCGCTGCTCTTCCCGTACCTGAACGACGCGGTGAAGATGCTGGAGGCGAGCTACTCGACCGCGGACGACATCGACCACGCCATGAAGCTCGGCTGCGGCTACCCGATGGGCCCGTTCGAACTGCTCGACGTGGTCGGTCTGGACGTCTCGCTGGCCATCCAGCGGGAGCTGTACCTGGAGCTGCGCGAGCCCGGCTTCGCCCCCGCGCCGCTGCTGGAGCACCTGGTCACCGCCGGCTACCTGGGCCGCAAGACCGGCCGGGGCTTCCGCGACCACACCCACCGCTGA
- the mce gene encoding methylmalonyl-CoA epimerase — translation MAENSPVEPAADYVTGIGLRRIDHVGIAVADLDVAIDFYQRTFGMRCVHIETNTEQGVREAMLAVGPTTEGGCVQLLAPLTPESTIAKFLERNGPGVQQVAYTVTDIDAACAALRERGMRLLYDTPRRGTADSRINFVHPKDAGGVLVELVEPAADH, via the coding sequence ATGGCTGAGAACTCCCCCGTCGAGCCCGCTGCGGACTACGTCACAGGCATCGGGCTGCGCCGGATCGACCACGTCGGGATCGCCGTCGCCGACCTGGACGTCGCGATCGACTTCTACCAGCGGACGTTCGGCATGCGCTGCGTGCACATCGAGACCAACACCGAGCAGGGCGTACGCGAGGCGATGCTCGCCGTCGGCCCGACCACCGAGGGAGGCTGCGTGCAGCTGCTCGCGCCGCTCACCCCGGAGAGCACGATCGCGAAATTCCTCGAGCGCAACGGACCGGGCGTGCAGCAGGTGGCGTACACGGTCACGGACATCGACGCCGCCTGCGCGGCGCTGCGCGAGCGCGGGATGCGGCTGCTCTACGACACGCCGCGGCGCGGCACGGCGGACTCCCGGATCAACTTCGTGCACCCGAAGGACGCCGGCGGCGTCCTGGTCGAGCTGGTCGAACCGGCCGCCGACCACTGA
- a CDS encoding cell division protein DivIVA, whose translation MPQQQSSPLAFFDNANSQPDFTVGLRGYNTHQVDDFIGRMTAALTQSEQARAEAEQRMNDAQRRLRQAEQRMGALEQKLTDTNKQLEENSRPTLSGLGTRVEQILRLAEEQANDHRNEAKRESEGILSAARLEAREITDKARAEAAAMKATAEREAGNLRTAAEREAAEVRVQARREADTLRADAERETKQLRTVTAHEVAELKSTVEREVATLRATAEREITQQRAKAAREAEEKRAEATKLLTDARDKRDKDLQALELQLAERREKAEREESERHAAQVAQTQKLVSEAEQRARAAQERAKEIEQRAEARRVESERTANETIDKAKALAEKTLNEAKAESQRQLNEARTEAELTTQAARREVEDLTRQKDAVTSQLGQMLSGLAGIVPGVPASGAAAKPEAGKADGGKVAAETAS comes from the coding sequence ATGCCCCAGCAGCAGTCCTCCCCTCTCGCGTTCTTCGATAACGCGAACTCGCAGCCAGATTTCACCGTTGGCCTGCGCGGATACAACACTCACCAGGTCGATGACTTCATCGGCCGGATGACCGCCGCGCTGACCCAGTCCGAGCAGGCCCGCGCCGAGGCCGAGCAGCGGATGAACGACGCCCAGCGTCGCCTCCGCCAGGCCGAGCAGCGCATGGGTGCGCTGGAGCAGAAGCTCACGGACACCAACAAGCAGCTCGAGGAGAACAGCCGGCCGACCCTCTCCGGCCTCGGCACCCGAGTCGAGCAGATCCTCCGGCTGGCCGAGGAGCAGGCCAACGACCACCGCAACGAGGCCAAGCGCGAGTCGGAGGGCATCCTCTCCGCCGCCCGCCTTGAGGCGCGTGAGATCACCGACAAGGCCCGTGCCGAGGCGGCCGCGATGAAGGCCACCGCCGAGCGCGAGGCGGGCAACCTCCGCACCGCCGCCGAGCGGGAGGCGGCCGAGGTCCGGGTCCAGGCCCGGCGGGAGGCCGACACGCTGCGCGCCGACGCCGAGCGCGAGACCAAGCAGCTGCGCACGGTGACCGCGCACGAGGTGGCGGAGCTGAAGTCCACCGTCGAGCGGGAGGTGGCCACCCTCCGCGCCACCGCCGAGCGCGAGATCACCCAGCAGCGGGCCAAGGCCGCCCGCGAGGCCGAGGAGAAGCGCGCCGAGGCGACCAAGCTGCTCACCGACGCCCGGGACAAGCGCGACAAGGACCTCCAGGCCCTCGAGCTGCAGCTCGCCGAGCGGCGTGAGAAGGCCGAGCGCGAGGAGTCCGAGCGGCACGCCGCCCAGGTCGCGCAGACCCAGAAGCTGGTCAGCGAGGCCGAGCAGCGGGCCCGGGCAGCCCAGGAGCGCGCCAAGGAGATCGAGCAGCGCGCCGAGGCGCGCCGGGTCGAGTCCGAGCGCACCGCGAACGAGACGATCGACAAGGCCAAGGCCCTCGCGGAGAAGACGCTCAACGAGGCGAAGGCCGAGTCGCAGCGCCAGCTCAACGAGGCGCGCACCGAGGCGGAGCTGACCACGCAGGCGGCCCGTCGCGAGGTCGAGGACCTCACCCGCCAGAAGGACGCGGTCACCTCGCAGCTCGGCCAGATGCTGTCCGGCCTCGCCGGAATCGTCCCGGGCGTGCCGGCGTCCGGCGCGGCCGCCAAGCCGGAGGCCGGGAAGGCCGACGGCGGCAAGGTCGCCGCGGAGACGGCCAGCTGA
- the meaB gene encoding methylmalonyl Co-A mutase-associated GTPase MeaB, with protein MESVPAAGAVSVRRSRDVPMLVERARAGDPRAVARLITLVENGDEALREVAAALAPYAGQAQVVGLTGSPGVGKSTTTNELVRALRARGHRVGVLAVDPSSPFTGGAILGDRVRMQDHATDPGVYIRSMSSRGHLGGLAAATPQAVRVLEGAGCDVVLVETVGVGQAEVEVASLADTTLVLLAPGMGDAIQAVKAGILEIADVFVVNKADRDGADATHRDIQGMIALGERGPGEWRPQVVRAVAARGEGIDDIAAAIDKHRGWLVEHGELRRRQEARAAAEVEAIALGVLRDRMGSLRDGTELPSLAAKVAEGAIDPYAAADQLLDQLGS; from the coding sequence ATGGAGAGCGTCCCGGCCGCCGGCGCCGTCTCGGTGCGCCGCAGCCGGGACGTACCCATGCTGGTCGAGCGGGCCCGCGCGGGGGACCCCCGCGCGGTGGCCCGCCTGATCACCCTGGTGGAGAACGGCGACGAGGCGCTGCGGGAGGTCGCCGCGGCGCTCGCGCCGTACGCCGGTCAGGCCCAGGTGGTCGGGCTGACCGGTTCGCCCGGGGTGGGCAAGTCGACCACCACCAACGAGCTCGTCCGGGCGCTGCGGGCGCGGGGCCACCGGGTCGGCGTGCTGGCGGTCGACCCGTCCAGCCCGTTCACCGGCGGCGCGATCCTCGGCGACCGGGTTCGGATGCAGGACCACGCCACCGACCCGGGCGTCTACATCCGCTCGATGTCCAGCCGCGGTCACCTCGGCGGGCTGGCCGCCGCCACCCCGCAGGCGGTCCGGGTGCTGGAGGGCGCCGGCTGCGACGTGGTGCTGGTGGAGACCGTCGGCGTCGGGCAGGCCGAGGTCGAGGTGGCCTCGCTGGCCGACACCACGCTGGTGCTGCTCGCTCCCGGGATGGGCGACGCGATCCAGGCGGTCAAGGCCGGCATCCTGGAGATCGCCGACGTGTTCGTGGTCAACAAGGCCGACCGGGACGGCGCCGACGCCACCCACCGCGACATCCAGGGCATGATCGCGCTGGGCGAGCGCGGCCCGGGGGAGTGGCGACCGCAGGTGGTGCGCGCGGTCGCCGCCCGGGGCGAGGGGATCGACGACATCGCCGCCGCCATCGACAAGCACCGTGGCTGGCTGGTCGAGCACGGCGAGCTGCGGCGCCGGCAGGAGGCGCGGGCCGCCGCCGAGGTCGAGGCCATCGCGCTGGGCGTGCTCCGCGACCGGATGGGCTCGCTGCGCGACGGTACGGAGCTGCCGTCGCTCGCCGCGAAGGTGGCCGAGGGGGCGATCGACCCGTACGCGGCCGCCGACCAGCTGCTCGACCAGCTCGGGAGCTGA
- a CDS encoding alpha/beta hydrolase yields METEQRIVTANGITQAVRVAGPPGGVPVLLVHGNCSSAAFWEPLVRRLPDTLRIVAPDLRGYGDTPTAPVDATRGLRDFADDVAALLDEPSLFGAAAARPVVVGHSLGGGVAMRLLVDHPQRVGGLLLSAPVSPYGFGGTRDVAGTPTTPDFAGTGAGTANPDFVARLAAKDRGEDAQTSPRNVLRAAYVADPASLGEDEQLLLDSLLSTATGDDNYPGTAVTSANWPGMAPGDRGVLNALAPTYFRIADELVAVAPKPPITWVRGDADVIVSDTSLFDLAYLGSLGVVPGWPGEADCPPQPMIGQTRAVLDRYAAAGGAYLEIVLPGCGHSPHLERPAEFVAELLALTAVPTA; encoded by the coding sequence ATGGAGACCGAGCAGCGGATCGTCACGGCGAACGGCATCACCCAGGCGGTGCGGGTGGCCGGGCCGCCCGGCGGTGTGCCGGTGCTGCTCGTGCACGGCAACTGCTCGTCCGCCGCCTTCTGGGAGCCGCTGGTCCGGCGGCTGCCGGACACGCTCCGGATCGTCGCGCCCGACCTGCGCGGCTACGGCGACACCCCGACCGCCCCGGTGGACGCCACCCGGGGGCTGCGCGACTTCGCCGACGACGTGGCCGCCCTGCTGGACGAGCCGTCCCTCTTCGGCGCCGCGGCCGCCCGTCCGGTCGTGGTCGGGCACTCGCTCGGCGGGGGAGTGGCGATGCGACTGCTGGTCGACCACCCGCAGCGGGTGGGCGGTCTGCTGCTCTCGGCGCCGGTGTCGCCGTACGGCTTCGGCGGCACCCGCGACGTGGCCGGCACCCCCACGACGCCGGACTTCGCCGGCACCGGCGCGGGCACCGCGAACCCGGACTTCGTGGCCCGGCTGGCGGCCAAGGACCGGGGTGAGGACGCCCAGACCAGCCCGCGCAACGTGCTGCGGGCGGCGTACGTGGCGGACCCGGCCTCGCTCGGCGAGGACGAGCAGCTGCTGCTGGACAGCCTGCTCTCCACCGCCACCGGGGACGACAACTACCCCGGCACCGCGGTCACCTCCGCGAACTGGCCGGGTATGGCGCCGGGTGACCGGGGCGTGCTCAACGCGCTCGCCCCGACGTACTTCCGGATCGCCGACGAGCTGGTCGCGGTCGCGCCGAAGCCACCGATCACCTGGGTACGCGGCGACGCCGACGTGATCGTGTCGGACACCTCGCTGTTCGACCTGGCGTACCTCGGCTCCCTGGGCGTGGTGCCCGGCTGGCCGGGCGAGGCGGACTGCCCGCCGCAGCCGATGATCGGTCAGACGCGGGCGGTCCTGGACCGCTACGCCGCGGCCGGCGGCGCATACCTGGAGATCGTGCTCCCGGGCTGCGGGCACAGCCCGCACCTGGAGCGGCCGGCCGAGTTCGTGGCCGAACTGCTGGCGCTGACCGCCGTCCCGACCGCCTGA
- a CDS encoding AI-2E family transporter, giving the protein MTQDGPKADGPGPERADAPPPRPEHAGHAGGPRAKPEHADAPPPGADRARGHRHTPDPEGEQPPHAPSTGDPSADALDPPPAAGSGRFGPPGRPLRRSSFLVGFTGALGVLLAYTLYLGVRNAAGILVLVVIALFLAIGLYPAVARLRSWGLPHGLAVTLVTTAVVLLLCGGVVALVPPIVTQSGQFVEQLPSYVEELRRNETVNDLVERYDLVQRVQEAVNADTLSRALGGVLGGAQLIFGTIFRILTVLVLTIYFLAYFNRLRSLGYALVPGSRRERVQLIGDEILAKVGAYMVGALCIAVLAGISTFIFALIVGLAYPIALAVVVAVTDLIPQIGATIGAVIVSLVGFATNLSAGIACVVFFLIYQQVENYLIYPKVMRRSVEVNEVAALLAALLGVALVGVVGALVAIPTVAALQLILREVVLPRQQRR; this is encoded by the coding sequence GTGACGCAGGACGGGCCGAAGGCCGACGGACCGGGCCCCGAGCGAGCCGACGCGCCGCCTCCACGGCCCGAGCACGCCGGCCACGCCGGCGGGCCGCGTGCGAAGCCCGAGCACGCCGACGCGCCGCCGCCCGGCGCGGATCGGGCTCGGGGGCACCGGCACACCCCGGACCCGGAAGGCGAGCAGCCGCCGCACGCCCCGTCGACCGGTGACCCGTCGGCCGACGCGCTCGACCCGCCACCCGCCGCCGGTTCGGGGCGGTTCGGGCCGCCCGGGCGGCCGCTGCGGCGCAGCAGTTTCCTGGTCGGTTTCACCGGGGCGCTCGGCGTGCTGCTGGCGTACACCCTCTATCTCGGCGTGCGCAACGCCGCCGGCATCCTGGTCCTGGTCGTGATCGCGCTCTTCCTCGCGATCGGCCTCTATCCGGCCGTTGCCCGACTGCGGTCCTGGGGGCTGCCGCACGGGCTGGCCGTCACGCTGGTCACCACCGCCGTGGTGCTGCTGCTCTGCGGCGGCGTGGTGGCGCTGGTGCCGCCGATCGTCACCCAGTCCGGGCAGTTCGTGGAGCAACTGCCGAGCTACGTCGAGGAGCTGCGCCGCAACGAGACGGTCAACGACCTGGTCGAGCGGTACGACCTGGTGCAGCGGGTGCAGGAGGCGGTGAACGCGGACACCCTGAGCCGGGCCCTCGGCGGGGTGCTCGGCGGCGCGCAGCTGATCTTCGGGACCATCTTCCGGATCCTGACCGTGCTGGTGCTGACCATCTATTTCCTGGCCTACTTCAACCGGCTCCGGTCCCTCGGCTACGCCCTGGTGCCCGGGTCCCGGCGGGAGCGGGTACAGCTCATCGGCGACGAGATCCTCGCCAAGGTCGGCGCGTACATGGTCGGGGCGCTGTGCATCGCGGTCCTGGCCGGGATCAGCACCTTCATCTTCGCGCTGATCGTCGGGCTGGCCTACCCGATCGCGCTGGCCGTGGTGGTCGCGGTGACCGACCTGATCCCGCAGATCGGTGCGACCATCGGCGCGGTGATCGTGAGCCTGGTCGGCTTCGCCACCAACCTCTCCGCCGGCATCGCCTGCGTGGTCTTCTTCCTCATCTACCAGCAGGTGGAGAACTACCTCATCTACCCGAAGGTGATGCGCCGCTCGGTCGAGGTCAACGAGGTCGCCGCCCTGCTCGCGGCGCTGCTCGGGGTCGCGCTCGTCGGCGTGGTGGGCGCGCTCGTCGCCATCCCGACGGTGGCCGCCCTCCAGCTCATCCTGCGCGAGGTGGTGCTGCCCCGGCAGCAGCGGCGCTGA
- a CDS encoding acetyl-CoA C-acetyltransferase has product MASVIISGARTPMGRLLGKLKDLPATKLGGIAIKAALERGGVAPEQVQYVIMGQVLQAGAGQIPARQAAVEAGIPMSVPALTVNKVCLSGLDAIALADQLIRAGEFDVVVAGGMESMTNAPHLLTGQRGGYKYGDVVVKDHMALDGLTDAWDCCSMGESTERLGAKHGITREDQDAFAAASHQRAAAAQKNGHFADEITPVVIPQRKGDPLVVDEDEGIRPDTTAESLGKLRPAFTADGTITAGSSSPISDGAAAVVVMSKAKAKELGLTWLAEVGAHGNVAGPDNSLHSQPSNAIQHALRKGGLSVADLDLVEINEAFAQVGIQSIRDLGISPAKVNVNGGAIALGHPIGMSGARLVLTLALELKRRGGGTGAAALCGGGGQGDALIIHVPAAGE; this is encoded by the coding sequence ATGGCTTCGGTGATCATCAGCGGCGCGCGGACCCCGATGGGGCGCCTGCTGGGCAAGCTCAAGGACCTCCCGGCCACGAAACTCGGCGGCATCGCCATCAAGGCGGCGCTGGAGCGGGGCGGCGTCGCCCCCGAACAGGTGCAGTACGTGATCATGGGGCAGGTTCTCCAGGCCGGCGCCGGCCAGATCCCGGCGCGCCAGGCCGCCGTCGAGGCCGGCATCCCGATGTCCGTGCCGGCGCTGACCGTCAACAAGGTCTGCCTCTCCGGCCTGGACGCGATCGCCCTGGCCGACCAGCTGATCCGCGCCGGCGAGTTCGACGTGGTGGTCGCCGGCGGCATGGAGTCGATGACCAACGCCCCGCACCTGCTGACGGGCCAGCGCGGCGGCTACAAGTACGGCGACGTGGTGGTCAAGGACCACATGGCGCTGGACGGGCTCACCGACGCCTGGGACTGCTGCTCCATGGGCGAGTCCACCGAGCGGCTCGGCGCGAAGCACGGCATCACCCGCGAGGACCAGGATGCGTTCGCCGCGGCGAGCCACCAGCGGGCCGCCGCCGCGCAGAAGAACGGCCACTTCGCCGACGAGATCACCCCGGTGGTCATCCCGCAGCGCAAGGGTGACCCGCTCGTCGTCGACGAGGACGAGGGCATCCGGCCGGACACCACCGCCGAGTCGCTGGGCAAGCTGCGCCCGGCGTTCACCGCCGACGGCACCATCACCGCCGGCAGCTCCTCGCCGATCTCCGACGGCGCCGCCGCGGTGGTCGTGATGAGCAAGGCCAAGGCCAAGGAGCTGGGGCTGACCTGGCTGGCCGAGGTCGGTGCGCACGGCAACGTCGCCGGGCCGGACAACTCGCTGCACTCGCAGCCGTCGAACGCCATCCAGCACGCCCTGCGCAAGGGCGGGCTGAGCGTGGCCGACCTCGACCTCGTCGAGATCAACGAGGCGTTCGCCCAGGTCGGCATCCAGTCCATCCGGGACCTGGGGATCAGCCCGGCGAAGGTGAACGTCAACGGCGGCGCGATCGCGCTGGGCCACCCGATCGGCATGTCCGGCGCCCGGCTGGTGCTCACCCTCGCGCTGGAACTCAAGCGCCGGGGCGGCGGCACCGGCGCGGCGGCGCTGTGCGGCGGCGGCGGGCAGGGCGACGCGCTGATCATCCACGTCCCGGCAGCGGGCGAGTGA
- the ccrA gene encoding crotonyl-CoA carboxylase/reductase, with product MQDILEAIMAAEGSNDPDRELAGLAGLPVPESYRGVVVRAEEARMFDGMATRDKDPRKALHVQEVPTPELGPGEALVAVMASAINYNTVWTSIFEPLSTFKFLQRYGRLSDLTRRHDLPYHVVGSDAAGVVLRTGPGVTRWLPGDEVVAHCLSVELEDAAGHDDTMLDPQQRIWGFETNFGGLAELAVVKANQLMPKPRHLSWEEAASPGLVNSTAYRQLVSHHGANMKQGDVVLIWGASGGLGGYATQMALNGGAIPVCVVSSPEKAELCRKMGAELVIDRAAEGFRFWKDEETQDQDEWRRFGERIRELTGGEDPDIVFEHPGRETFGASVYVARRGGTIVTCASTSGFQHQYDNRYLWMHLKRIVGSHFANYHEAWQANRLVALGRVHPTVSRTYPLEQTGQAAYEVHRNAHQGKVGVRCLAPRDGLGVRDPELRARHETAINRFRGH from the coding sequence GTGCAGGACATCCTCGAAGCGATCATGGCGGCGGAGGGCTCGAACGACCCGGACCGCGAACTCGCCGGCCTCGCCGGACTGCCGGTGCCGGAGAGCTACCGGGGGGTGGTGGTCCGCGCCGAGGAGGCCCGGATGTTCGACGGGATGGCCACCCGCGACAAGGACCCGCGCAAGGCACTGCACGTCCAGGAGGTGCCGACGCCGGAGCTCGGGCCCGGCGAGGCCCTCGTCGCGGTGATGGCCAGCGCGATCAACTACAACACCGTCTGGACCAGCATCTTCGAGCCGCTGTCCACCTTCAAGTTCCTCCAGCGCTACGGCCGGCTCTCCGACCTGACCCGCCGGCACGACCTGCCGTACCACGTGGTCGGCTCGGACGCGGCCGGCGTCGTGCTGCGTACCGGACCGGGGGTGACCCGGTGGCTGCCCGGCGACGAGGTGGTCGCGCACTGCCTCTCGGTGGAGTTGGAGGACGCGGCCGGGCACGACGACACCATGCTCGACCCGCAGCAGCGGATCTGGGGCTTCGAGACCAACTTCGGCGGCCTCGCCGAGCTGGCCGTGGTCAAGGCCAACCAGCTGATGCCGAAGCCGCGGCACCTCAGTTGGGAGGAGGCGGCCAGCCCGGGACTGGTCAACTCCACCGCCTACCGGCAGTTGGTGTCGCACCACGGGGCCAACATGAAGCAGGGCGACGTGGTGCTGATCTGGGGCGCCTCGGGCGGCCTGGGCGGCTACGCGACCCAGATGGCCCTGAACGGCGGAGCGATCCCGGTCTGCGTGGTCTCCTCGCCGGAGAAGGCCGAGCTGTGCCGGAAGATGGGCGCCGAGCTGGTCATCGACCGGGCCGCGGAGGGCTTCCGGTTCTGGAAGGACGAGGAGACCCAGGACCAGGACGAGTGGCGGCGCTTCGGCGAGCGGATCCGCGAGCTGACCGGCGGCGAGGACCCGGACATCGTCTTCGAGCACCCCGGCCGGGAGACCTTCGGCGCCAGCGTCTACGTGGCCCGACGCGGCGGCACCATCGTCACCTGCGCGTCCACGAGCGGCTTCCAGCACCAGTACGACAACCGCTACCTCTGGATGCACCTGAAGCGGATCGTCGGCAGCCACTTCGCCAACTACCACGAGGCCTGGCAGGCCAACCGGCTGGTGGCCCTCGGCCGGGTGCACCCGACGGTGTCCCGGACGTACCCGCTGGAGCAGACCGGCCAGGCCGCGTACGAGGTGCACCGCAACGCTCACCAGGGCAAGGTCGGCGTCCGCTGTCTCGCGCCGCGGGACGGCCTGGGCGTCCGCGACCCGGAGTTGCGCGCCCGGCACGAGACCGCGATCAACCGGTTCCGGGGGCACTGA
- a CDS encoding alpha/beta hydrolase: MSTAIRASSILPGRREDIELHTADGLRLVGELARPVDREPVGTLVCLHPLPTHGGMMDSHVFRKAAWRLPALADLAVLRFNTRGTSSVRGTSEGAFDNAVGERYDVAAAIEYAEFHELPNIWLLGWSFGTDLILKHGCDPAIAGAILLSPPLRYSNPEDLALWARSGRPLVALVPEFDDYLRPAEARERFAAVPQTEVVGVPGAKHLWVGDAERVLDEVVRRVNPAVPLPLPTTWDGPMETGDVSAYADRTVASFADRPVPGPPQAQAG; the protein is encoded by the coding sequence GTGAGCACAGCGATCCGCGCGTCGTCCATCCTCCCCGGCCGTCGGGAGGACATCGAGCTGCACACCGCCGACGGGCTGCGGCTGGTCGGCGAGCTGGCCCGCCCGGTGGACCGCGAGCCGGTGGGCACCCTGGTCTGCCTGCACCCGCTGCCCACCCACGGCGGGATGATGGACAGCCACGTGTTCCGCAAGGCGGCCTGGCGGCTGCCCGCCCTGGCCGACCTCGCCGTGCTCCGCTTCAACACCCGGGGCACCAGCAGCGTGCGCGGCACCAGCGAGGGGGCCTTCGACAACGCCGTCGGCGAGCGCTACGACGTGGCCGCCGCGATCGAGTACGCCGAGTTCCACGAGCTGCCGAACATCTGGCTGCTCGGCTGGTCGTTCGGCACCGACCTGATCCTGAAGCACGGCTGCGACCCGGCGATCGCCGGCGCGATCCTGCTCTCCCCGCCGCTGCGCTACTCGAACCCGGAGGACCTGGCGCTCTGGGCGCGGTCCGGTCGGCCGCTGGTCGCGCTTGTGCCCGAGTTCGACGACTACCTCCGGCCGGCCGAGGCCCGGGAGCGGTTCGCGGCGGTGCCGCAGACCGAGGTGGTCGGGGTGCCGGGGGCGAAGCACCTCTGGGTCGGCGACGCCGAGCGGGTGCTCGACGAGGTGGTCCGTCGGGTCAACCCGGCCGTGCCGCTGCCGCTGCCCACGACCTGGGACGGCCCGATGGAGACCGGCGACGTCAGCGCGTACGCCGACCGGACGGTCGCCTCGTTCGCCGACCGCCCGGTGCCGGGCCCGCCGCAGGCGCAGGCCGGCTGA